One Clostridium estertheticum DNA segment encodes these proteins:
- a CDS encoding stage II sporulation protein M: protein MKEEQFIKLNSDTWRELETLSTIINKKGLKILPSKDVKKFLSIFRKSSHHLAYARTHYPSSSVVSYLNSLINKCHSHVYAVKKISPGILLKYIARDFPRLLKEYRWFIICSFSFFAVGVLLSMLLVIVNVDNASIFLPENLIATIKSGKSGGGQWNYPLMSSYIMVNNISVSLKAFVMGITLGIGTIYVLFSNGALLGALTALVYTYGNPMNYWSLILPHGIIELTAIFISGAAGLIIAKSILLPGEYSRRHSLIKGAKESISLIIGIIFMLIIAGIIEGFFTPLKISEVSKLIFAAITGVILTLYFSIPYLIKK from the coding sequence TTGAAAGAAGAACAATTCATAAAATTAAATTCTGATACTTGGAGAGAACTTGAAACACTCTCCACAATAATAAATAAAAAGGGTCTTAAAATTCTACCCTCTAAAGATGTAAAAAAATTTCTAAGTATTTTTAGGAAAAGTAGTCATCATTTAGCTTATGCTAGAACTCATTACCCGAGTAGCAGTGTGGTGTCATATTTAAATTCACTTATTAATAAATGCCACAGCCATGTTTATGCAGTAAAAAAAATATCCCCAGGGATTTTATTAAAATACATTGCTCGAGATTTTCCAAGGCTTTTAAAGGAGTATAGATGGTTTATAATATGTTCCTTTTCTTTTTTTGCTGTTGGTGTTCTACTCAGTATGCTATTAGTTATAGTGAACGTTGATAATGCTAGTATATTTCTTCCTGAAAATCTAATTGCTACTATAAAAAGTGGCAAATCCGGTGGTGGCCAGTGGAACTATCCCTTAATGTCAAGTTATATTATGGTAAATAACATTTCAGTTTCCTTAAAAGCTTTTGTTATGGGTATAACTCTTGGAATAGGAACAATCTATGTTCTGTTTTCTAACGGTGCATTACTTGGAGCTCTAACAGCCTTAGTTTATACTTATGGTAATCCTATGAACTATTGGTCTCTTATTCTTCCTCATGGAATAATTGAGCTCACTGCTATTTTTATTTCAGGTGCTGCAGGGCTTATTATTGCTAAAAGCATATTACTTCCTGGCGAATATTCTAGAAGACATTCACTTATAAAAGGTGCAAAAGAATCTATTTCTCTAATAATTGGTATAATCTTTATGCTTATAATTGCAGGAATTATAGAAGGTTTCTTTACTCCTCTGAAAATTTCCGAAGTATCAAAACTAATTTTTGCAGCTATAACAGGTGTAATATTAACATTATATTTTTCTATTCCCTACT